GTATGTAGGCTACAACTGTGATTACACAGCTTTTATTCCCTTAAATAAAACCAAAGATGAAGGTTATTTATGGGTAAATCATGAATATGTAAGTTATCCTATTTCTAGTTTAGTATTAGAATCTGCTGATAATTTAGCTGAACTACCTACTGCCTTTGAATCTGTAATTGGTTGGGCTTTACCTAGCAGTAAAAATATTCAAACCGAAGGGGAATTTTTATATAATCTAGGCGGTTCTATTATTCGCATTTCTCGCAATAAAACTAACAATCGGTTTGCAGTTGTTAAAGATGCTAAAAATCGCCGGATTCATGGTCTTTCAGGATTAGGAATTAATAGCAAAAGAAAAGATAGCTATCAAAATATAACTACTTGGGGAAATCTTAGCTATCAAAAAGGCGACCAAAACTATTTAATTGCTACTGGCCCGGCTGCAACTGAAGTTTTTAATTTGAGTAGCGACGGATTAGGTAACAAAATTATTGGTACTGCCTATAACTGTTCTGGTGGAACAACACCTTGGGGAACTGTTCTATCAGCTGAAGAAAACTTTCAAAATCAAATTGGTGTCACCGAAGCAGTCAAAAGCGATGGTACTCAAACAGGTTACACCGATGGCAGCACTGGTAAAACTTTCGGTTTGGTCGGAGAAAAATACGGCTGGATTGTGGAAATTGACCCCGCTAACCCGAAATTCCGTCCCCGCAAACACACTTGGTTAGGTCGTTATCACCATGAAAACGTCGCTATGCGCGTTGCAGCAGGCAAGAAGTTAGTTGCTTACATGGGTGATGACAGACGTGGGGGACACACCTGGAAATTTGTGAGTGCAGATAAGGTTTCCTCGCCAACTAGTAAAAGTAATAGCCGATTGTGGGAAAAAGGTACTTTGTACGTTGCCCGTTATAATCCTGACGGTACAGGCCAATGGATACCTTTGCTTTTAACTACTCCTACTAATCCCATTGCGCCAACTGTACTATCTTCCGTAGAATTTGCCGCTTTAGGGAAAGTGCAAAAAGATGGTCATTTACCCTTACCCAAACGTAAAGGTATAGCCGGACAAACTGAAGATGGTGGTATATGCAAATGCGATCGCACTAACGAAGCGAAAGTACTACCTGCTTATCAAAACAAAAAATTATCTGACTTTTACACTACCCAAGGTGCAGTTCTATCGGATGCCTTTTTAGCAGCAAACTTAATTGGGGGAACTCCCACAGCCCGTCCAGAAGACATCGAGGTACATCCCCGTACTCAAGAAGTTTTCATTGCTTATACCGATGGTGCGCCGGGAAGCGATGGTTATCCTGATTCACGAATTTTCCAGGTTGCAAAGTTAAATAACGCTGTTAATGCCACACAGCAATCAGGCGGATTGTACAAAATTATTGAAGATAGTGCCGATGGTACAGGCCTTACCTTCCGCTGGCAGCGATTAGCCCAAGGTGGAGAAGCCGGTTCGGTATCTGGGGCTGGCTTTGCCAATGTTGATAACTTAGTCTTTGACGATTTTGCTAATGTTTGGGGTGTAACAGATATGTCTACCAACACCCACAACGGTTTTAATACTGGTGCGGCTGGTAAGCAAACTACAATCGATCGCACAGCTACTGGTAACGTTTCCGATCTTACAGGCGTTTTTGGCAATAACTGGCTATTCTTTAGCCCTACCACTGGTGCTAATGCCGGACAAGTCATACCATTTGCCCACGGGCCAGTGCGCTGCGAAATGACCGGGCCTACTTTTGTCGGAGATACTCTAATTATTTCAGTACAACATCCTGGTGAAGATTGTCCAATTAATGATGGTACAATCTTGAGCCGCAGTATTGAGTTATTAGATTTGAATGGCACTACATTCAATCAAACTCGCACCGTACCTCGTGGCAGTAGTTGGCCTAGTAATATCTCTAAAGATGATGGTGGTAAAGGTCAACCTACAGGTATTCCGCTTCCCTCTGTAATTGGCATTCGCCGGAAAAATTCGCTTGGTAGATTTATCTAAATTCCTCAAATTCTCTCCCGCTTTTCTTGGCGTACTTGGCGTACTTGGCGGTTCGTTTAAAAATTAATTATCAAGGCAATACATGAGGAGTAAGACATAAAAAATTTTGCACCACAAAGGTACAAAGACACAAAGAAAAAAAGTATATTAGCAAACTTTGACAATTAATAAATAGCTGTTTATCTTGAAATTTAGAGTTAATTTCTCAATTGTTTGAATATAGATAAAATATACGTGTATTAGTTAGATATAATATTGACTCATTGTTTGTTTTCCTAAGTGGAGAAACTAATGGGTCGCGCCAAAAAGGTTGTCCTGGCATATTCTGGGGGAGTGGATACCTCGGTTTGCATTCCTTACCTCAAAGAAGAGTGGGGTGTGGAAGAGGTAATTACCCTAGCAGCAGATTTAGGTCAAGGAGATGAATTAGAGCCAGTTCGAGAGAAAGCTTTAAAATCGGGTGCAAGTGAATCTCTGGTGGCGGATGTTAAAGACAGTTTCATTAAAGATTACGCCTTTGCAGCGATTCAAGCTAACGCCCTTTATGAAAATCGTTATCCTCTGGGAACTGCACTTGCCCGTCCATTAATTGCGAAAATATTAGTAGAAACAGCTGCAAAATATGGTGCCGATGCGATCGCTCACGGTTGTACCGGTAAGGGTAACGATCAGGTACGCTTTGATGTATCCTGTGCAGCTCTTAATCCCGATCTGAAAATCCTCGCACCAGCACGCGAATGGGGAATGAGCCGTGAAGAAACCATTGCTTATGGCGAACGCTATGGTATCCCCGCACCAGTGAAAAAATCTTCTCCTTACAGTATTGATAAGAATTTACTCGGTCGCAGTATCGAAGCTGGTGTGTTGGAAGATCCAGCATTTGAACCACCAGAAGAAATTTATGAGATGACGAAAGCGATCGCTAATACTCCTAATGAACCAGAGTACATCGAAATTGGTTTTCACCAAGGTATTCCTACAACCCTGAATGGTGTAGCGAAATCCCCAGTCGAGCTGATTGAACAACTCAATCAACTAGCCGGAAATCACGGTATCGGGCGAATTGATATGATTGAAAACCGCTTGGTGGGTATCAAATCGCGGGAAATCTACGAATCACCAGCGATGGTGGTGTTAATTCAAGCACACCGAGATTTAGAAAGCTTAACTTTGACGGCAGATGTCAGTCACTACAAGCGCGGTATTGAAGAGACTTATACTCAATTGGTCTATAACGGTCTATGGTACAGTCCCCTGAAAGCAGCCCTAGATGGGTTTATTCAAAAGACACAAGAACGCGTTTCTGGTACTGTCAGGGTGAAGCTTTTCAAAGGTAATGCGACCTTAGTCGGGCGTTGGAGTGATAATTCTCTTTATACCCCTGACTTGGCAACTTACGGCGCTGAAGACCAATTCGATCACAAAGCAGCTGAAGGTTTTATTTACGTTTGGGGATTACCTACACGTATTTGGGCAGCAAAATCTAAATAAAAGTTAAGAAGGCAAAAGTGCAACCAAGAAATTGCCACTTTTGCCTTTAAGTTGTTATTGCTTTACTCTCCCGCCGCACGCTTGACTTGGCGAGATTCCAACCAGATGGGTACAACGATCAAGGCAACTAAAATCAGTAAAGCTGCGATCGCAAAATGGCTCACCCAGGAAACCAATTGTTCCAAAGAAACAACTCTGCCTGCGAAGAAAGCTAATGTCACCATCACGCTAGCCCAAGCACTCGCCCCTGCTAAGTTATATACAAAGAATTTCCTAAAGGACATATCAGCTATACCAGCTAGCGGCGCAGCAAATATGCGCAGTAACGCAAAAAAGCGTCCAAAAAATACAGCTTTAACAGCATTTTCACTAAATTGCGCTTTAATATTTAGTAGTTTTTCTTCAGAGATGCGGAATATCTTGCCAATTTGTAGCAAGAAACTCCAACCACCGAGTCTACCAATCCAATAACCACACGTGCCACCAATTGCAGCACCTGCAACGGCGTCCCCCAGCACCAGCCAGTAATTAAGTTCATCACTGCCTGCTAGAAACCCACCTACAAGGGTAACGGTTTCACCAGGAAGGGGAATGCCTAAATTTTCTAGCAAAATTCCCAAAAAAATTGCCCAATAACCATAATTATGGGCGAATTCCTGAATGTTTTCTAGGGAAATCAACTCAAGAGACATTCCGCACCGCCGCCTTTACAAATTTTTACTTGTACTATAATCTTTGCTCCTTTTTGGGTGGGGTGTCAATCTAGCCACTCACGGGAGTTTATAGCTTCTAGTCTATCCTAATCTATTAACTATGGGGGATTGACTGGTGCGTCTTCATCGGGTACTAACACAACCGTATAGTTACTGACGAATAAGTATTATCTTTTTATAAAAAATTTATCTAAATCCTACAAAATATAAAAATCTTGTAAAAGATACGTAAGCTACTGCCAATCTTAGGAGCTTATGCCTATATTGATAAAGTTAAGACAAATTATACGGCATGAATACTGAAAAAACCTGTTGCGAATGCATTGCTGTAATTTCTTTGTTATTTATCTAACATAGTAACTACACATAGCAAAGCGAACACAGTATTAATGCCAATTTTTTCTTTTCTGTTATATTGTTGCAATTAATTCATTGAAATTCATGACTCTGAAACAGAAAGCTCAAGTAGTTTTGTTTAAACCTCAAGGTAGTATCGACTTGCAAGGTGGAATAGCCCTAAGTAATGAAATGGCTGAAATCATACCACAGCCTCATCAACTCTGGGTTATTGACTTAGCAGCAGTGGATTTTATGGATAGCTCTGGCTTAGTTTCGTTGGTAAAAGGCTTAAAAGCTGCACGCCAAAGAGGTTGCCGCTTAGTACTTTGCAACGTCAAAGATCCAGTCCGGTTGATATTAGAATTGACTCAACTGGATACAGTATTTGAGATCTTTAATACTTATGAAGATGTCCTCACTATTACCAACGATAACAGGCTGGTACTAGCAGGGTGAGCCTCTATTTTTACCAACCAATGCATGGTGAGGCCAATAAATTTTAGCAATTTTTAATATTTCCTTCGATTACGATATCCTCACCATGATTAACCACACCTTAAGGGCAGTTGCCCTTGGTGCTTATACATAGACTTAGTTTATAAAATTCTAGCGACAAAATTTTTAGCTTCAGAATTGGTACCTAACGGGAAACAGTTAGGTAGATAAGAGCCAAAGTATTTATCTTTATTTAAAATAAATCACAGATAACACCAGATGCTTGCGTTTAAGAACCTTTGATTCTCGATATATTTGCAAGCAACTGGCTCAACTGTTAGTAATTTTCAAAATTATTATTAGCTATTAGGTACTGGAGAAATACTAGTTTCCTCAGATGCAGGACGGGGAAAACTCGGTAAATCGATGCCACTATGGTTGGCATTACGGCTTTTCAGCGCTAGACGATAACTAACACTTTGCAATTCTGCTTGCAATTGCCGATTTTCTCGTTGTAGTATTGCTACCTTTTCGCGTACTGGAGCCATACGCTCCTCAAACTTCCGACGGTAAATTTGCGGTAACTCCTGTACGACTTGTTCCAACATCCGACTGCGATCGGTTAATTCTTGGACTGTTTGGCGCAATTGGTAAATCTCGGCGTCACGGGCGGTAATCTGTTCTTGGTAGAACGTCACTTGTTGCTCGACAGCTTGCAATTGTTCTTGTAAAGCCTGCAACTGCTTGGTATCTACCTCTGACTCCGTCTTTTGGGGCATAAAACTAGTATTGCCCTTTACCAGCCGGAAGAGTTCTTGAGATAACTGTTGTACTAATTGGTCGCGAAGTTGCAGCTCTTGGCGCAGCTGCGATACTTCAGTCGAGAGAGCTTGGATGTTAGATGTATCAGATTGGCTCACAGTGGCTGGCAGCTCCCATTTAGAATCTTGTCCACTTTTACGT
The genomic region above belongs to Calothrix sp. NIES-2098 and contains:
- a CDS encoding argininosuccinate synthase, encoding MGRAKKVVLAYSGGVDTSVCIPYLKEEWGVEEVITLAADLGQGDELEPVREKALKSGASESLVADVKDSFIKDYAFAAIQANALYENRYPLGTALARPLIAKILVETAAKYGADAIAHGCTGKGNDQVRFDVSCAALNPDLKILAPAREWGMSREETIAYGERYGIPAPVKKSSPYSIDKNLLGRSIEAGVLEDPAFEPPEEIYEMTKAIANTPNEPEYIEIGFHQGIPTTLNGVAKSPVELIEQLNQLAGNHGIGRIDMIENRLVGIKSREIYESPAMVVLIQAHRDLESLTLTADVSHYKRGIEETYTQLVYNGLWYSPLKAALDGFIQKTQERVSGTVRVKLFKGNATLVGRWSDNSLYTPDLATYGAEDQFDHKAAEGFIYVWGLPTRIWAAKSK
- a CDS encoding hypothetical protein (similar to anti-sigma factor antagonist) — protein: MTLKQKAQVVLFKPQGSIDLQGGIALSNEMAEIIPQPHQLWVIDLAAVDFMDSSGLVSLVKGLKAARQRGCRLVLCNVKDPVRLILELTQLDTVFEIFNTYEDVLTITNDNRLVLAG